A single genomic interval of Dromiciops gliroides isolate mDroGli1 chromosome 1, mDroGli1.pri, whole genome shotgun sequence harbors:
- the LOC122734872 gene encoding myosin regulatory light polypeptide 9-like → HTKTTKKRPQQTNSNVFAMFDHSQIQEFKEAFNMIGQNRDGFIDKEDLHDMLASLGKNPTDEYLDAMMNEAPGPIYFTMFLTMFGEKLNGTDPEDVIRNAFACFDEETTGTIQEDYFRELLTTMGERFTDEEIDELYREEPIDKKGNFNYIEFTCILKHGARDKDD, encoded by the coding sequence cacacaaaGACCACCAAGAAGCGCCCTCAGCAGACAAATTCAAATGTATTTGCTATGTTTGATCACTCACAGATTCAGGAATTCAAAGAGGCCTTCAATATGATTGGTCAGAACAGAGATGGTTTTATTGACAAGGAAGATTTGCATGATATGCTTGCTTCCTTAGGAAAGAATCCAACTGATGAGTACCTAGATGCCATGATGAATGAAGCTCCAGGTCCTATATATTTTACTATGTTCCTCACAATGTTTGGGGAAAAGTTAAATGGAACAGACCCAGAAGATGTCATCAGAAATGCTTTTGCTTGCTTTGATGAAGAAACTACAGGCACCATTCAGGAAGATTACTTCAGGGAACTGCTGACAACAATGGGAGAGAggttcacagatgaagaaatagatgagCTGTATAGAGAAGAACctattgacaaaaaaggaaatttcaaTTATATCGAGTTCACATGCATTCTTAAACATGGAGCAAGAGACAAAGATGACTAA